Proteins encoded by one window of Lepisosteus oculatus isolate fLepOcu1 chromosome 18, fLepOcu1.hap2, whole genome shotgun sequence:
- the LOC138223923 gene encoding immunoglobulin kappa variable 3-15, whose product MATEPTATMTFITIFIFVLFLCIQESRGQVTVTQTPSVRSVLPGQTVTLSCKTSSPVYRSCLYSNNCLAWYQQKPGEAPKLLIYYATTRQTGIPERFSGSGSGTDFTLTITGVQAEDAADYYCQSFHYINSKYLF is encoded by the exons atggcaacagaacccacagcaacaatgaccttcatcaccatcttcatctttGTTCTCTTTCTGTGCATTCAAG AGTCCAGAGGACAGGTTACTGTAACTCAGACTCCGTCAGTGAGATCAGTTCTcccaggacagacagtcactttgagctgtaagaccagcagTCCAGTTTACA GGAGCTGCT tatacagtaataactgtctagcctggtaccaacagaaacctggggaagctcctaaactcctgatctattatgcaactacccgtcagactgggatcccagagcgtttcagtggcagtggatctgggactgacttcactcttaccatcacaggagtccaggctgaagatgcagcagattattactgtcagagtttccactacatcaacagtaaatatctgttc